The following are from one region of the Gloeomargarita lithophora Alchichica-D10 genome:
- a CDS encoding chemotaxis protein CheW: MPATTADELLCLSFQLSPTLPALLPAHECLEVLPIPTQQIVAIPDMPPAVMGVANWRGEVLWLLDLAHWLGFGSLLELFPNQLNHNVLILAQDKQRLGLVVAQVGQMFRCPLAQLQSPPGTEMTPALAQCLRGYWAQEPVFLVLDGQGIVQSLSSN, from the coding sequence ATGCCCGCCACCACCGCCGACGAATTGCTGTGCTTGAGTTTTCAGCTTTCCCCCACCCTGCCCGCCCTGCTTCCCGCCCACGAATGCTTGGAAGTCCTGCCCATCCCTACGCAACAAATTGTGGCAATTCCGGATATGCCCCCGGCGGTGATGGGGGTCGCCAACTGGCGGGGGGAAGTGCTGTGGTTGCTGGATTTAGCCCACTGGTTGGGGTTTGGCTCCCTGCTGGAATTGTTTCCCAATCAATTAAATCACAATGTACTAATTCTTGCCCAGGACAAACAACGCCTGGGTCTGGTGGTAGCCCAGGTGGGGCAGATGTTTCGGTGTCCCCTGGCGCAATTGCAGTCTCCCCCAGGGACGGAAATGACCCCAGCCCTGGCGCAATGTTTGCGGGGTTACTGGGCGCAGGAGCCGGTCTTTTTGGTCTTGGATGGGCAGGGTATTGTCCAGTCTTTGTCATCAAATTAA
- a CDS encoding type II toxin-antitoxin system HicA family toxin, translating to MKSISGRALCKILERHGWNLKRITGSHHIYTKNEVQVILSIPVHGNRDLPLGTLRAILKDAGLRPSDLDA from the coding sequence ATGAAGTCTATTTCTGGTCGAGCTTTGTGTAAAATATTGGAACGTCATGGCTGGAATTTGAAGCGAATTACTGGGAGTCATCATATTTATACAAAAAATGAAGTGCAAGTGATTTTATCTATTCCGGTGCATGGTAATCGTGACCTACCCCTCGGCACCCTGAGAGCAATTTTGAAAGATGCCGGACTTCGCCCTAGTGATTTGGATGCTTAA
- a CDS encoding type II toxin-antitoxin system HicB family antitoxin, producing the protein MKIKAFIWQEDGVWCGSIPALPGCHTWGKTKEELMEMLKDAVRGWLEVASQSHEPNPESEVVELSV; encoded by the coding sequence ATGAAAATCAAAGCATTTATTTGGCAAGAAGATGGGGTTTGGTGTGGTTCGATACCAGCATTGCCAGGATGTCATACTTGGGGAAAAACAAAAGAAGAACTGATGGAAATGCTCAAAGATGCAGTTCGGGGGTGGTTGGAAGTGGCGAGTCAAAGCCATGAACCTAATCCAGAATCAGAAGTCGTAGAATTATCAGTATGA
- a CDS encoding MBL fold metallo-hydrolase — translation MKRREMLIGAGVLVATGRVLAQGAPAGVTIQFLGHTCFLMTGGGLRILVNPFLPGGCTQGYRQPRVQADLVLVSSLLLDEGYVVDLPGDPRVLAVSGDYELANGFKVSGFQTNHDRLGGRRFGPNVCWRWTQAGIRFLHLGGTATPISVEQQILLGKPDVLFVPVGGKDKAFNPKEAAESVQALNPKVIIPTHYRTQAADATCDLFPLDDFLALMGSIPVRRVGEQVTIRPGDLPPQGQIIQVFSYNFATPAKPAQPAPKASPSPQPSPSPTPKPSPTATPQATPSPSPTPVPSPTPTPTPSPSPTPTPSIPIPR, via the coding sequence ATGAAACGACGGGAAATGTTAATTGGTGCCGGAGTGCTGGTAGCAACGGGGCGGGTATTGGCTCAGGGGGCACCGGCGGGGGTAACCATTCAGTTTTTGGGGCATACTTGTTTTCTGATGACCGGGGGCGGTTTACGGATTTTGGTGAATCCTTTTTTGCCCGGAGGCTGTACCCAGGGTTATCGCCAACCGCGGGTGCAGGCGGATTTGGTGCTGGTCAGTAGCTTGCTTTTGGATGAAGGGTATGTGGTGGATTTACCGGGTGACCCCAGGGTGTTGGCCGTCTCCGGGGATTATGAACTGGCGAATGGCTTCAAGGTATCGGGTTTTCAGACCAACCATGACCGTTTGGGTGGCCGCCGCTTTGGTCCGAATGTGTGCTGGCGCTGGACGCAGGCGGGTATCCGGTTTTTGCATTTGGGGGGAACCGCAACTCCGATCAGCGTGGAGCAACAGATTCTTTTGGGTAAACCGGATGTACTGTTCGTGCCCGTTGGTGGCAAAGATAAGGCATTTAACCCCAAGGAGGCCGCTGAATCCGTCCAAGCCCTCAACCCTAAGGTGATTATCCCTACCCATTACCGTACCCAGGCGGCTGATGCGACCTGTGATTTATTCCCATTGGATGATTTTTTGGCACTCATGGGCAGTATCCCGGTGCGGCGAGTTGGGGAACAAGTCACCATCCGACCCGGCGATTTACCTCCCCAGGGGCAGATTATTCAGGTATTTAGCTACAATTTTGCTACCCCTGCCAAACCGGCTCAGCCCGCTCCCAAGGCCAGTCCTTCGCCCCAACCCTCCCCTAGCCCCACGCCGAAACCCAGTCCCACTGCGACACCGCAGGCTACACCGTCTCCCAGCCCTACCCCGGTTCCCAGTCCCACGCCAACCCCCACGCCTAGTCCCAGCCCAACGCCCACACCAAGCATCCCAATTCCCCGTTAA
- a CDS encoding aminopeptidase P N-terminal domain-containing protein yields MATTPLELHPPLPAGEYAQRRRQFMAALGAGTAILTSAPHAYLHGDVEAGYHQDGNLFYLTGLNEPSAVAVFAPHHAEHQFVLFVLPKDLEKEVWTGYRVGPEAAPELYGCDAAFPLEELDKKLPEYVEGAAQIYYHPSRDERINEKVFRLWRKMLNLRQRKGYGPTVLADVNPFLYPLRMVKSPVELERIRQAVAIAVKAHIHAQATTQPGMFEYEIQAAMEAIFRQQGGAPAYPSIVASGANACILHYGDNTRQTQDGDLVLIDAGCGWGCYNSDITRTFAVNGRMTSPQKLIYDLVLKAQLAAIDRVKPGVPYDEIHKTALRVLVVGLIDLGLLTGDADEIVNEKDEKQQKYRPYYMHRTGHWLGLDVHDAGIYYQGKDEATLLAPGQVFTIEPGLYIGPHTQPLEGQPAIPAEFRGIGVRIEDDILVTETGCEVLTAAVPK; encoded by the coding sequence ATGGCCACCACCCCCCTGGAATTGCACCCCCCCCTACCCGCCGGGGAATATGCCCAACGGCGACGGCAATTTATGGCCGCTTTGGGTGCAGGGACGGCCATTTTAACCAGTGCGCCCCACGCCTATTTACACGGGGATGTGGAAGCGGGCTATCACCAGGACGGGAATTTGTTCTATCTGACTGGATTAAATGAACCCTCAGCGGTGGCGGTTTTTGCCCCCCATCATGCGGAACATCAATTTGTGTTATTTGTCCTGCCCAAAGACCTGGAAAAAGAAGTTTGGACAGGCTATCGGGTTGGGCCGGAGGCCGCTCCAGAATTATACGGTTGTGATGCGGCTTTTCCCTTAGAAGAATTGGATAAAAAATTACCCGAATATGTGGAAGGGGCGGCACAAATTTATTACCATCCCAGCCGAGATGAACGAATCAATGAAAAAGTCTTCCGGCTCTGGCGAAAAATGTTAAATCTGCGCCAACGCAAAGGCTATGGCCCGACGGTTTTAGCGGATGTGAATCCCTTTTTATATCCCCTGCGAATGGTAAAAAGTCCAGTAGAATTGGAACGGATTCGCCAAGCGGTAGCGATTGCGGTGAAAGCCCATATTCACGCCCAAGCAACGACCCAGCCAGGAATGTTTGAATATGAGATTCAGGCGGCGATGGAGGCCATTTTTCGCCAACAGGGGGGCGCACCCGCCTATCCCTCGATTGTGGCTTCGGGAGCGAATGCCTGTATTTTGCATTATGGGGATAATACCCGTCAAACTCAGGATGGGGATTTGGTACTCATTGATGCGGGTTGTGGTTGGGGGTGTTACAACTCGGATATTACCCGCACCTTTGCCGTGAATGGCAGGATGACTTCGCCCCAAAAATTGATTTATGACCTGGTGTTAAAAGCGCAATTGGCGGCCATTGATCGGGTCAAACCGGGGGTACCCTACGATGAAATTCATAAAACCGCCCTACGGGTTTTGGTTGTGGGTTTGATTGACCTGGGGTTATTAACCGGGGATGCGGATGAAATTGTCAACGAAAAGGACGAAAAACAGCAAAAATATCGGCCTTACTATATGCACCGCACCGGCCATTGGTTGGGTTTAGATGTGCATGATGCGGGGATTTATTACCAAGGGAAAGACGAGGCAACGCTACTTGCACCGGGGCAGGTGTTTACGATTGAACCGGGTTTGTATATTGGTCCGCATACCCAACCCCTGGAGGGACAACCCGCTATTCCCGCTGAATTTCGGGGGATTGGGGTGCGGATTGAGGATGATATTTTGGTCACAGAAACGGGTTGTGAGGTGTTAACAGCGGCGGTTCCTAAATAA
- a CDS encoding heme-dependent oxidative N-demethylase family protein → MNGYLTEALPIEQLPDAPAYFPLDKGRYEVKPGLLKLGTDLGNGVWDQRFFQIDDNFNHYHRMKQLVRTEDLKKYYQTQDFTPEVERVIARFILERLPQEYPHYFQNSLEKNCPIFHNQLTGETLYFDANYCLKSATGLAPGIPPYHSALDALANQVQEDITVVSQAGERHWVSAIHVCFPNHWAVEAKIGREFAQIHAPVAGMTGMNRRGCALVQTMITQPPMVRFAWGLSTDTRLNHHPEPPPQLDPRQWQGRNFMPHDPQLYIRLERQVIWGFPSLPAALFTIRTYFRDVGVIRQNPTQCAQLRRAIQSMSPESLIYKGLALHQGEILAWLGEHPSQ, encoded by the coding sequence ATGAATGGTTATTTGACCGAAGCATTACCGATTGAACAATTACCAGATGCCCCCGCCTATTTTCCGTTAGATAAAGGTCGCTATGAGGTGAAACCAGGTTTACTGAAACTGGGTACAGATTTAGGTAATGGAGTCTGGGATCAACGGTTTTTTCAGATAGATGATAATTTTAATCATTACCATCGGATGAAACAATTAGTGCGAACCGAAGACCTCAAAAAGTATTACCAAACCCAGGATTTTACCCCTGAAGTTGAGCGGGTGATTGCCAGGTTTATCCTTGAACGTTTACCCCAAGAATATCCCCATTATTTTCAGAATAGCTTAGAAAAAAATTGCCCGATATTCCACAATCAATTAACAGGCGAAACCCTATATTTTGATGCTAATTATTGCTTAAAATCTGCGACTGGTTTAGCCCCAGGGATTCCCCCCTATCATTCAGCTTTGGATGCCCTCGCCAATCAGGTTCAGGAAGATATAACCGTGGTCAGTCAAGCGGGGGAACGCCATTGGGTGAGTGCCATTCATGTCTGTTTTCCCAATCATTGGGCGGTGGAGGCGAAAATTGGCCGGGAATTTGCCCAAATTCATGCCCCCGTTGCGGGGATGACCGGGATGAATCGCCGGGGTTGTGCCCTGGTGCAGACGATGATTACCCAGCCGCCCATGGTGCGCTTTGCCTGGGGTTTGAGTACGGATACCCGTTTGAATCATCACCCGGAACCCCCGCCCCAGCTTGATCCTAGGCAATGGCAGGGGCGGAATTTTATGCCCCATGACCCGCAGTTGTACATACGCCTGGAACGGCAGGTAATTTGGGGGTTTCCGAGCCTCCCGGCGGCGTTGTTCACCATTCGCACCTATTTTCGGGATGTGGGGGTGATCAGACAAAACCCCACCCAATGCGCTCAGTTACGCCGAGCTATCCAATCCATGTCGCCGGAATCCTTAATTTATAAGGGCTTGGCTCTGCACCAAGGGGAAATTCTCGCCTGGTTGGGGGAACATCCTTCACAATAA